Proteins encoded within one genomic window of Triticum aestivum cultivar Chinese Spring chromosome 2D, IWGSC CS RefSeq v2.1, whole genome shotgun sequence:
- the LOC123050339 gene encoding pterocarpan synthase 1-like, with protein sequence MHDAYTGPKPTTVLIVNGTGQPLKGSGGGARFGDTVVMDDRLTEGPTLASRVVGRAQGFYVTASQGDPAMLLAMNVLLEDGPYNGSSLTVMGCNNIAMPERELAVVGGTGVFRMATGYVLWKTASWTGRNAVLELDAFVYVSPAAAGA encoded by the coding sequence ATGCACGACGCCTACACTGGTCCCAAGCCCACCACCGTTCTAATCGTCAACGGGACCGGCCAGCCGCTgaagggctccggcggcggcgcccggtTCGGTGACACGGTGGTCATGGACGACCGCCTCACCGAGGGCCCTACTCTGGCCTCGAGAGTCGTCGGGCGTGCCCAGGGATTCTACGTAACAGCGTCCCAGGGCGACCCCGCGATGCTCCTCGCCATGAACGTGCTGCTCGAGGACGGGCCTTATAACGGGAGCTCGCTGACCGTGATGGGCTGCAACAACATCGCGATGCCGGAGCGGGAGCTGGCGGTGGTTGGCGGGACCGGGGTTTTCAGGATGGCCACCGGGTACGTGCTCTGGAAAACTGCGAGCTGGACCGGGAGGAACGCCGTCCTTGAGCTGGATGCCTTCGTCTATGTCAGTCCGGCGGCCGCCGGTGCATGA